Proteins from a single region of Chlorocebus sabaeus isolate Y175 chromosome 7, mChlSab1.0.hap1, whole genome shotgun sequence:
- the CCDC110 gene encoding coiled-coil domain-containing protein 110 isoform X2 — MSPEKQPQEEDEVDSVLLSASKILNSSEGVKESGCSGTEYGCIAESENQIQPQSALKVLQHQLESFQALRMQTLQNVSMVQSEISEILNKSIIEVENPQFGSEKNLAFGACIEKDLPTENQEGNLSMEKSRHFKDSKTLHSVEEKLSGDSVNSLSQSINVPSQMHFEDTLRTSTDNLSSNIIIHPSENSDILKNYNNFYHFLPTAPQNVMSQADTVILDKSKITVPFLKHGFCENLDDICHSIKQMKEQLQKSHDREVALANELQTLKTDPNVQSNDKYDLSPIHQEKMNFIKEENMDGNLNEDIKSKRISELEALVNKLLPFRETVSKFHVNFCRKCKKLSKSEIHRGKRNEKNNKEIPITGKNITDLKFHSRVPRYTLSFLDQTKHEMKDKERQPFLVKQGSIIFENEKTSKVNSVTEQCVAKIQYLQNYLKESVQVQNKVTELENENLNLKSKMKPLIFTTQSLIQKVETYEKQLKSLVEEKSTIQSKLSKTEEDSKECLQELKKIISKYNVLQGQNKTLEEKNIQLSLEKQQMMEAFDQLKSKEHKTQSDMAIVNNENNRMSIEMEAMKTNILLIQDEKEMLEKKTHQLLKEKSSLENELKENQLEIMQLKEKERLAKTEQETLLQIIETVKDEKLNLETTLQESAAARQIMEREIENIQTYQSTAEENFLQEIKNAKSEASIYKNSLSEIGKECEMLSKMVMETKTDNQILKEELKKHSQENVKFENSISRLTEDKILLENYVRSIENERDTLEFEMRNLQREYLNLSDKICSQHNDPSKSTYISRREKFHFDNYIHEDTSSPRSRPLASDLKGYLKVKDRTLKHH, encoded by the exons ATGAGCCCAG AAAAGCAGCCCCAGGAAGAGGATGAAGTTGACTCCGTTCTCCTTTCAGCGTCCAAGATCCTAAATTCCTCGGAGGGGGTGAAGGAAAGTGGCTGCAGTGGCACAG AATATGGCTGCATAGCAGAATCAGAGAACCAAATCCAACCACAATCAGCATTGAAA GTCCTTCAGCATCAGTTGGAATCATTTCAGGCTTTGCGAATGCAGACTTTGCAGAATGTCAGCATG gtACAGTCGGAAATCAGTGAAATATTGAACAAAAGTATTATTGAAGTAGAAAACCCACAATTTGGCTCAGAAAAAAATCTGGCGTTTGGTGCATGCATTGAAAAGGATTTG CCTACAGAGAATCAAGAAGGAAACCTTTCTATGGAGAAAAGTCGTCATTTTAAGGATTCCAAGACACTTCATTCAGTGGAAGAAAAATTAAGTGGTGATAGTGTGAACAGTCTCTCTCAAAGTATAAATGTTCCATCCCAGATGCATTTCGAGGACACTTTGAGAACTTCAACAGACAATTTATCTTCAAACATAATTATACACCCTTCAGAAAATTCTGACATCTTGAAGAACTATAATAACTTTTATCATTTTCTACCTACTGCACCTCAAAATGTGATGTCTCAAGCTGATACGGTAATTCTGGATAAATCCAAAATTACTGTGCCTTTTCTCAAGCATGGATTTTGTGAAAATTTGGATGACATTTGCCATTCtatcaaacaaatgaaagaacagcTTCAAAAGTCACATGATAGGGAAGTGGCACTTGCAAATGAACTTCAGACTTTAAAAACTGATCCAAATGTTCAAAGTAATGATAAATATGACCTGTCCCCTATTCACCAGGAAAAAATGAACTTTATTAAGGAAGAAAACATGGACGGTAACTTAAATGAAGATATAAAATCAAAGAGAATTTCAGAATTAGAGGCATTAGTAAACAAATTACTCCCCTTCAGGGAAACAGTGTCaaaattccatgtgaatttttgtagaaaatgtaaaaaattatccAAGAGTGAAATACACAggggaaagagaaatgagaaaaacaataaagaaattcCCATCACTGGCAAAAATATTACAGATTTAAAATTCCATTCCAGAGTTCCAAGATACACACTGTCATTCCTCGACCAAACAAAACAcgaaatgaaagacaaagaaagacaaccATTTCTAGTTAAACAAGGatcaataatatttgaaaatgagaaaacttcCAAAGTTAATTCGGTTACTGAGCAGTGTGTTGCAAAAATTCAGTACTTACAGAATTACCTAAAAGAATCTGTGCAGGTACAGAACAAAGTAACAGAACTAGAGAATGAAAATCTGAACCTTAAGTCCAAAATGAAACCTCTTATCTTTACCACACAATCTCTCATACAGAAAGTTGAAACATATGAAAAGCAACTTAAGAGTCTGGTTGAAGAAAAGAGTACTATTCAGTCTAAGTTAAGTAAAACAGAAGAAGACAGCAAAGAGTGTcttcaagaattaaaaaaaataattagtaaatataATGTTCTCCAAGGCCAAAAtaaaactctagaggaaaaaaacataCAACTTTCTTTAGAGAAGCAACAAATGATGGAAGCATTTGATCAACTAAAAAGTAAGGAACACAAAACTCAAAGTGATATGGCCATTGTCAATAATGAAAATAATCGAATGAGTATAGAAATGGAAGCAATGAAAACCAATATTCTATTGAtacaagatgaaaaagaaatgttagagaaaaaaacacaccagcttctaaaagaaaaaagctcaCTTGAAAATGAACTAAAAGAAAACCAGCTAGAGATAATGCagctaaaagagaaagaaagattggCAAAAACCGAACAAGAGACACTTCTTCAAATAATAGAAACAGTTAAAGATGAAAAACTCAATCTTGAAACAACATTACAAGAATCTGCTGCTGCCAGACAAATTATGGAAAGAGAAATTGAGAATATTCAAACCTACCAATCTACTGCAGAAGAGAATTTTCTGCAAGAAATAAAAAACGCAAAATCAGAAGCAAGTATTTATAAGAATAGCTTGTCGGAAATTGGCAAGGAATGCGAAATGTTATCAAAAATGGTAATGGAAACCAAAACAGATAATCAGATTCTAAAAGAAGAACTAAAGAAACATAgtcaagaaaatgtaaaatttgaaaacagcATCAGTAGACTTACTGAAGACAAAATACTTTTAGAAAATTATGTAAGAAGCATAGAAAATGAAAGGGATACCTTGGAATTTGAGATGCGGAATCTTCAACgagaatatttaaatttaagtgaTAAAATTTGTAGTCAGCATAATGACCCTTCAAAATCAACTTATAtttcaagaagagagaaattccATTTTGACAACTATATTCATGAAGATACCTCTAGTCCTCGGAGTAGGCCTTTGGCTTCGGATTTGAAAG GCTATCTCAAAGTTAAAGACAGAACTCTCAAGCATCATTAG
- the CCDC110 gene encoding coiled-coil domain-containing protein 110 isoform X4, which yields MSPEKQPQEEDEVDSVLLSASKILNSSEGVKESGCSGTEYGCIAESENQIQPQSALKVLQHQLESFQALRMQTLQNVSMPTENQEGNLSMEKSRHFKDSKTLHSVEEKLSGDSVNSLSQSINVPSQMHFEDTLRTSTDNLSSNIIIHPSENSDILKNYNNFYHFLPTAPQNVMSQADTVILDKSKITVPFLKHGFCENLDDICHSIKQMKEQLQKSHDREVALANELQTLKTDPNVQSNDKYDLSPIHQEKMNFIKEENMDGNLNEDIKSKRISELEALVNKLLPFRETVSKFHVNFCRKCKKLSKSEIHRGKRNEKNNKEIPITGKNITDLKFHSRVPRYTLSFLDQTKHEMKDKERQPFLVKQGSIIFENEKTSKVNSVTEQCVAKIQYLQNYLKESVQVQNKVTELENENLNLKSKMKPLIFTTQSLIQKVETYEKQLKSLVEEKSTIQSKLSKTEEDSKECLQELKKIISKYNVLQGQNKTLEEKNIQLSLEKQQMMEAFDQLKSKEHKTQSDMAIVNNENNRMSIEMEAMKTNILLIQDEKEMLEKKTHQLLKEKSSLENELKENQLEIMQLKEKERLAKTEQETLLQIIETVKDEKLNLETTLQESAAARQIMEREIENIQTYQSTAEENFLQEIKNAKSEASIYKNSLSEIGKECEMLSKMVMETKTDNQILKEELKKHSQENVKFENSISRLTEDKILLENYVRSIENERDTLEFEMRNLQREYLNLSDKICSQHNDPSKSTYISRREKFHFDNYIHEDTSSPRSRPLASDLKGYLKVKDRTLKHH from the exons ATGAGCCCAG AAAAGCAGCCCCAGGAAGAGGATGAAGTTGACTCCGTTCTCCTTTCAGCGTCCAAGATCCTAAATTCCTCGGAGGGGGTGAAGGAAAGTGGCTGCAGTGGCACAG AATATGGCTGCATAGCAGAATCAGAGAACCAAATCCAACCACAATCAGCATTGAAA GTCCTTCAGCATCAGTTGGAATCATTTCAGGCTTTGCGAATGCAGACTTTGCAGAATGTCAGCATG CCTACAGAGAATCAAGAAGGAAACCTTTCTATGGAGAAAAGTCGTCATTTTAAGGATTCCAAGACACTTCATTCAGTGGAAGAAAAATTAAGTGGTGATAGTGTGAACAGTCTCTCTCAAAGTATAAATGTTCCATCCCAGATGCATTTCGAGGACACTTTGAGAACTTCAACAGACAATTTATCTTCAAACATAATTATACACCCTTCAGAAAATTCTGACATCTTGAAGAACTATAATAACTTTTATCATTTTCTACCTACTGCACCTCAAAATGTGATGTCTCAAGCTGATACGGTAATTCTGGATAAATCCAAAATTACTGTGCCTTTTCTCAAGCATGGATTTTGTGAAAATTTGGATGACATTTGCCATTCtatcaaacaaatgaaagaacagcTTCAAAAGTCACATGATAGGGAAGTGGCACTTGCAAATGAACTTCAGACTTTAAAAACTGATCCAAATGTTCAAAGTAATGATAAATATGACCTGTCCCCTATTCACCAGGAAAAAATGAACTTTATTAAGGAAGAAAACATGGACGGTAACTTAAATGAAGATATAAAATCAAAGAGAATTTCAGAATTAGAGGCATTAGTAAACAAATTACTCCCCTTCAGGGAAACAGTGTCaaaattccatgtgaatttttgtagaaaatgtaaaaaattatccAAGAGTGAAATACACAggggaaagagaaatgagaaaaacaataaagaaattcCCATCACTGGCAAAAATATTACAGATTTAAAATTCCATTCCAGAGTTCCAAGATACACACTGTCATTCCTCGACCAAACAAAACAcgaaatgaaagacaaagaaagacaaccATTTCTAGTTAAACAAGGatcaataatatttgaaaatgagaaaacttcCAAAGTTAATTCGGTTACTGAGCAGTGTGTTGCAAAAATTCAGTACTTACAGAATTACCTAAAAGAATCTGTGCAGGTACAGAACAAAGTAACAGAACTAGAGAATGAAAATCTGAACCTTAAGTCCAAAATGAAACCTCTTATCTTTACCACACAATCTCTCATACAGAAAGTTGAAACATATGAAAAGCAACTTAAGAGTCTGGTTGAAGAAAAGAGTACTATTCAGTCTAAGTTAAGTAAAACAGAAGAAGACAGCAAAGAGTGTcttcaagaattaaaaaaaataattagtaaatataATGTTCTCCAAGGCCAAAAtaaaactctagaggaaaaaaacataCAACTTTCTTTAGAGAAGCAACAAATGATGGAAGCATTTGATCAACTAAAAAGTAAGGAACACAAAACTCAAAGTGATATGGCCATTGTCAATAATGAAAATAATCGAATGAGTATAGAAATGGAAGCAATGAAAACCAATATTCTATTGAtacaagatgaaaaagaaatgttagagaaaaaaacacaccagcttctaaaagaaaaaagctcaCTTGAAAATGAACTAAAAGAAAACCAGCTAGAGATAATGCagctaaaagagaaagaaagattggCAAAAACCGAACAAGAGACACTTCTTCAAATAATAGAAACAGTTAAAGATGAAAAACTCAATCTTGAAACAACATTACAAGAATCTGCTGCTGCCAGACAAATTATGGAAAGAGAAATTGAGAATATTCAAACCTACCAATCTACTGCAGAAGAGAATTTTCTGCAAGAAATAAAAAACGCAAAATCAGAAGCAAGTATTTATAAGAATAGCTTGTCGGAAATTGGCAAGGAATGCGAAATGTTATCAAAAATGGTAATGGAAACCAAAACAGATAATCAGATTCTAAAAGAAGAACTAAAGAAACATAgtcaagaaaatgtaaaatttgaaaacagcATCAGTAGACTTACTGAAGACAAAATACTTTTAGAAAATTATGTAAGAAGCATAGAAAATGAAAGGGATACCTTGGAATTTGAGATGCGGAATCTTCAACgagaatatttaaatttaagtgaTAAAATTTGTAGTCAGCATAATGACCCTTCAAAATCAACTTATAtttcaagaagagagaaattccATTTTGACAACTATATTCATGAAGATACCTCTAGTCCTCGGAGTAGGCCTTTGGCTTCGGATTTGAAAG GCTATCTCAAAGTTAAAGACAGAACTCTCAAGCATCATTAG
- the CCDC110 gene encoding coiled-coil domain-containing protein 110 isoform X1: MSPEKQPQEEDEVDSVLLSASKILNSSEGVKESGCSGTEYGCIAESENQIQPQSALKVLQHQLESFQALRMQTLQNVSMVQSEISEILNKSIIEVENPQFGSEKNLAFGACIEKDLPTENQEGNLSMEKSRHFKDSKTLHSVEEKLSGDSVNSLSQSINVPSQMHFEDTLRTSTDNLSSNIIIHPSENSDILKNYNNFYHFLPTAPQNVMSQADTVILDKSKITVPFLKHGFCENLDDICHSIKQMKEQLQKSHDREVALANELQTLKTDPNVQSNDKYDLSPIHQEKMNFIKEENMDGNLNEDIKSKRISELEALVNKLLPFRETVSKFHVNFCRKCKKLSKSEIHRGKRNEKNNKEIPITGKNITDLKFHSRVPRYTLSFLDQTKHEMKDKERQPFLVKQGSIIFENEKTSKVNSVTEQCVAKIQYLQNYLKESVQVQNKVTELENENLNLKSKMKPLIFTTQSLIQKVETYEKQLKSLVEEKSTIQSKLSKTEEDSKECLQELKKIISKYNVLQGQNKTLEEKNIQLSLEKQQMMEAFDQLKSKEHKTQSDMAIVNNENNRMSIEMEAMKTNILLIQDEKEMLEKKTHQLLKEKSSLENELKENQLEIMQLKEKERLAKTEQETLLQIIETVKDEKLNLETTLQESAAARQIMEREIENIQTYQSTAEENFLQEIKNAKSEASIYKNSLSEIGKECEMLSKMVMETKTDNQILKEELKKHSQENVKFENSISRLTEDKILLENYVRSIENERDTLEFEMRNLQREYLNLSDKICSQHNDPSKSTYISRREKFHFDNYIHEDTSSPRSRPLASDLKDGVSVLSAQAAVQWNNLTSLQPPPPGFQQLSCLSLLSS, translated from the exons ATGAGCCCAG AAAAGCAGCCCCAGGAAGAGGATGAAGTTGACTCCGTTCTCCTTTCAGCGTCCAAGATCCTAAATTCCTCGGAGGGGGTGAAGGAAAGTGGCTGCAGTGGCACAG AATATGGCTGCATAGCAGAATCAGAGAACCAAATCCAACCACAATCAGCATTGAAA GTCCTTCAGCATCAGTTGGAATCATTTCAGGCTTTGCGAATGCAGACTTTGCAGAATGTCAGCATG gtACAGTCGGAAATCAGTGAAATATTGAACAAAAGTATTATTGAAGTAGAAAACCCACAATTTGGCTCAGAAAAAAATCTGGCGTTTGGTGCATGCATTGAAAAGGATTTG CCTACAGAGAATCAAGAAGGAAACCTTTCTATGGAGAAAAGTCGTCATTTTAAGGATTCCAAGACACTTCATTCAGTGGAAGAAAAATTAAGTGGTGATAGTGTGAACAGTCTCTCTCAAAGTATAAATGTTCCATCCCAGATGCATTTCGAGGACACTTTGAGAACTTCAACAGACAATTTATCTTCAAACATAATTATACACCCTTCAGAAAATTCTGACATCTTGAAGAACTATAATAACTTTTATCATTTTCTACCTACTGCACCTCAAAATGTGATGTCTCAAGCTGATACGGTAATTCTGGATAAATCCAAAATTACTGTGCCTTTTCTCAAGCATGGATTTTGTGAAAATTTGGATGACATTTGCCATTCtatcaaacaaatgaaagaacagcTTCAAAAGTCACATGATAGGGAAGTGGCACTTGCAAATGAACTTCAGACTTTAAAAACTGATCCAAATGTTCAAAGTAATGATAAATATGACCTGTCCCCTATTCACCAGGAAAAAATGAACTTTATTAAGGAAGAAAACATGGACGGTAACTTAAATGAAGATATAAAATCAAAGAGAATTTCAGAATTAGAGGCATTAGTAAACAAATTACTCCCCTTCAGGGAAACAGTGTCaaaattccatgtgaatttttgtagaaaatgtaaaaaattatccAAGAGTGAAATACACAggggaaagagaaatgagaaaaacaataaagaaattcCCATCACTGGCAAAAATATTACAGATTTAAAATTCCATTCCAGAGTTCCAAGATACACACTGTCATTCCTCGACCAAACAAAACAcgaaatgaaagacaaagaaagacaaccATTTCTAGTTAAACAAGGatcaataatatttgaaaatgagaaaacttcCAAAGTTAATTCGGTTACTGAGCAGTGTGTTGCAAAAATTCAGTACTTACAGAATTACCTAAAAGAATCTGTGCAGGTACAGAACAAAGTAACAGAACTAGAGAATGAAAATCTGAACCTTAAGTCCAAAATGAAACCTCTTATCTTTACCACACAATCTCTCATACAGAAAGTTGAAACATATGAAAAGCAACTTAAGAGTCTGGTTGAAGAAAAGAGTACTATTCAGTCTAAGTTAAGTAAAACAGAAGAAGACAGCAAAGAGTGTcttcaagaattaaaaaaaataattagtaaatataATGTTCTCCAAGGCCAAAAtaaaactctagaggaaaaaaacataCAACTTTCTTTAGAGAAGCAACAAATGATGGAAGCATTTGATCAACTAAAAAGTAAGGAACACAAAACTCAAAGTGATATGGCCATTGTCAATAATGAAAATAATCGAATGAGTATAGAAATGGAAGCAATGAAAACCAATATTCTATTGAtacaagatgaaaaagaaatgttagagaaaaaaacacaccagcttctaaaagaaaaaagctcaCTTGAAAATGAACTAAAAGAAAACCAGCTAGAGATAATGCagctaaaagagaaagaaagattggCAAAAACCGAACAAGAGACACTTCTTCAAATAATAGAAACAGTTAAAGATGAAAAACTCAATCTTGAAACAACATTACAAGAATCTGCTGCTGCCAGACAAATTATGGAAAGAGAAATTGAGAATATTCAAACCTACCAATCTACTGCAGAAGAGAATTTTCTGCAAGAAATAAAAAACGCAAAATCAGAAGCAAGTATTTATAAGAATAGCTTGTCGGAAATTGGCAAGGAATGCGAAATGTTATCAAAAATGGTAATGGAAACCAAAACAGATAATCAGATTCTAAAAGAAGAACTAAAGAAACATAgtcaagaaaatgtaaaatttgaaaacagcATCAGTAGACTTACTGAAGACAAAATACTTTTAGAAAATTATGTAAGAAGCATAGAAAATGAAAGGGATACCTTGGAATTTGAGATGCGGAATCTTCAACgagaatatttaaatttaagtgaTAAAATTTGTAGTCAGCATAATGACCCTTCAAAATCAACTTATAtttcaagaagagagaaattccATTTTGACAACTATATTCATGAAGATACCTCTAGTCCTCGGAGTAGGCCTTTGGCTTCGGATTTGAAAG atggagtttcagtgttgtcagcccaggctgcagtgcaatggaacaatctcacctcactgcaacctccacctcccgggttccagcaattatcctgtctcagcctcctgagtagctga
- the CCDC110 gene encoding coiled-coil domain-containing protein 110 isoform X3 encodes MSPEKQPQEEDEVDSVLLSASKILNSSEGVKESGCSGTEYGCIAESENQIQPQSALKVLQHQLESFQALRMQTLQNVSMPTENQEGNLSMEKSRHFKDSKTLHSVEEKLSGDSVNSLSQSINVPSQMHFEDTLRTSTDNLSSNIIIHPSENSDILKNYNNFYHFLPTAPQNVMSQADTVILDKSKITVPFLKHGFCENLDDICHSIKQMKEQLQKSHDREVALANELQTLKTDPNVQSNDKYDLSPIHQEKMNFIKEENMDGNLNEDIKSKRISELEALVNKLLPFRETVSKFHVNFCRKCKKLSKSEIHRGKRNEKNNKEIPITGKNITDLKFHSRVPRYTLSFLDQTKHEMKDKERQPFLVKQGSIIFENEKTSKVNSVTEQCVAKIQYLQNYLKESVQVQNKVTELENENLNLKSKMKPLIFTTQSLIQKVETYEKQLKSLVEEKSTIQSKLSKTEEDSKECLQELKKIISKYNVLQGQNKTLEEKNIQLSLEKQQMMEAFDQLKSKEHKTQSDMAIVNNENNRMSIEMEAMKTNILLIQDEKEMLEKKTHQLLKEKSSLENELKENQLEIMQLKEKERLAKTEQETLLQIIETVKDEKLNLETTLQESAAARQIMEREIENIQTYQSTAEENFLQEIKNAKSEASIYKNSLSEIGKECEMLSKMVMETKTDNQILKEELKKHSQENVKFENSISRLTEDKILLENYVRSIENERDTLEFEMRNLQREYLNLSDKICSQHNDPSKSTYISRREKFHFDNYIHEDTSSPRSRPLASDLKDGVSVLSAQAAVQWNNLTSLQPPPPGFQQLSCLSLLSS; translated from the exons ATGAGCCCAG AAAAGCAGCCCCAGGAAGAGGATGAAGTTGACTCCGTTCTCCTTTCAGCGTCCAAGATCCTAAATTCCTCGGAGGGGGTGAAGGAAAGTGGCTGCAGTGGCACAG AATATGGCTGCATAGCAGAATCAGAGAACCAAATCCAACCACAATCAGCATTGAAA GTCCTTCAGCATCAGTTGGAATCATTTCAGGCTTTGCGAATGCAGACTTTGCAGAATGTCAGCATG CCTACAGAGAATCAAGAAGGAAACCTTTCTATGGAGAAAAGTCGTCATTTTAAGGATTCCAAGACACTTCATTCAGTGGAAGAAAAATTAAGTGGTGATAGTGTGAACAGTCTCTCTCAAAGTATAAATGTTCCATCCCAGATGCATTTCGAGGACACTTTGAGAACTTCAACAGACAATTTATCTTCAAACATAATTATACACCCTTCAGAAAATTCTGACATCTTGAAGAACTATAATAACTTTTATCATTTTCTACCTACTGCACCTCAAAATGTGATGTCTCAAGCTGATACGGTAATTCTGGATAAATCCAAAATTACTGTGCCTTTTCTCAAGCATGGATTTTGTGAAAATTTGGATGACATTTGCCATTCtatcaaacaaatgaaagaacagcTTCAAAAGTCACATGATAGGGAAGTGGCACTTGCAAATGAACTTCAGACTTTAAAAACTGATCCAAATGTTCAAAGTAATGATAAATATGACCTGTCCCCTATTCACCAGGAAAAAATGAACTTTATTAAGGAAGAAAACATGGACGGTAACTTAAATGAAGATATAAAATCAAAGAGAATTTCAGAATTAGAGGCATTAGTAAACAAATTACTCCCCTTCAGGGAAACAGTGTCaaaattccatgtgaatttttgtagaaaatgtaaaaaattatccAAGAGTGAAATACACAggggaaagagaaatgagaaaaacaataaagaaattcCCATCACTGGCAAAAATATTACAGATTTAAAATTCCATTCCAGAGTTCCAAGATACACACTGTCATTCCTCGACCAAACAAAACAcgaaatgaaagacaaagaaagacaaccATTTCTAGTTAAACAAGGatcaataatatttgaaaatgagaaaacttcCAAAGTTAATTCGGTTACTGAGCAGTGTGTTGCAAAAATTCAGTACTTACAGAATTACCTAAAAGAATCTGTGCAGGTACAGAACAAAGTAACAGAACTAGAGAATGAAAATCTGAACCTTAAGTCCAAAATGAAACCTCTTATCTTTACCACACAATCTCTCATACAGAAAGTTGAAACATATGAAAAGCAACTTAAGAGTCTGGTTGAAGAAAAGAGTACTATTCAGTCTAAGTTAAGTAAAACAGAAGAAGACAGCAAAGAGTGTcttcaagaattaaaaaaaataattagtaaatataATGTTCTCCAAGGCCAAAAtaaaactctagaggaaaaaaacataCAACTTTCTTTAGAGAAGCAACAAATGATGGAAGCATTTGATCAACTAAAAAGTAAGGAACACAAAACTCAAAGTGATATGGCCATTGTCAATAATGAAAATAATCGAATGAGTATAGAAATGGAAGCAATGAAAACCAATATTCTATTGAtacaagatgaaaaagaaatgttagagaaaaaaacacaccagcttctaaaagaaaaaagctcaCTTGAAAATGAACTAAAAGAAAACCAGCTAGAGATAATGCagctaaaagagaaagaaagattggCAAAAACCGAACAAGAGACACTTCTTCAAATAATAGAAACAGTTAAAGATGAAAAACTCAATCTTGAAACAACATTACAAGAATCTGCTGCTGCCAGACAAATTATGGAAAGAGAAATTGAGAATATTCAAACCTACCAATCTACTGCAGAAGAGAATTTTCTGCAAGAAATAAAAAACGCAAAATCAGAAGCAAGTATTTATAAGAATAGCTTGTCGGAAATTGGCAAGGAATGCGAAATGTTATCAAAAATGGTAATGGAAACCAAAACAGATAATCAGATTCTAAAAGAAGAACTAAAGAAACATAgtcaagaaaatgtaaaatttgaaaacagcATCAGTAGACTTACTGAAGACAAAATACTTTTAGAAAATTATGTAAGAAGCATAGAAAATGAAAGGGATACCTTGGAATTTGAGATGCGGAATCTTCAACgagaatatttaaatttaagtgaTAAAATTTGTAGTCAGCATAATGACCCTTCAAAATCAACTTATAtttcaagaagagagaaattccATTTTGACAACTATATTCATGAAGATACCTCTAGTCCTCGGAGTAGGCCTTTGGCTTCGGATTTGAAAG atggagtttcagtgttgtcagcccaggctgcagtgcaatggaacaatctcacctcactgcaacctccacctcccgggttccagcaattatcctgtctcagcctcctgagtagctga